A single window of Oerskovia paurometabola DNA harbors:
- the ychF gene encoding redox-regulated ATPase YchF, which produces MALTIGIVGLPNVGKSTLFNALTRNQVLAANYPFATIEPNVGVVSLPDPRLNKLAEIFGSERILPATVSFVDIAGIVKGASEGEGLGNKFLANIREADAICQVTRAFDDPDVIRVEGSTDSADDIETISTELILADLQTLEKALPRLEKEVKIKKGDPVLLAAAQKAQTLLEQGITLFQGAKAAGLDLAEIASLQLMTAKPFIYVFNTDDAGLVDEERKAELRALVAPAQAIFLDAKFESELVELEPEEAAEMLAETGQEESGLDQLARVGFDTLGLQTYLTAGPKESRAWTIRKGWTAPQAAGVIHTDFERGFIKAEVISFDDLVETGSVAAARAAGKARIEGKDYVMVDGDVVEFRFNV; this is translated from the coding sequence GTGGCTCTAACTATCGGCATCGTCGGCCTGCCCAACGTCGGCAAGTCCACCCTCTTCAACGCCCTGACGCGCAACCAGGTCCTCGCGGCGAACTACCCGTTCGCGACGATCGAGCCGAACGTCGGCGTCGTGTCCCTCCCGGACCCGCGGCTGAACAAGCTCGCGGAGATCTTCGGCAGTGAGCGCATCCTGCCCGCGACCGTGTCCTTCGTGGACATCGCGGGCATCGTCAAGGGTGCGAGCGAGGGGGAGGGGCTCGGCAACAAGTTCCTCGCGAACATCCGTGAGGCGGACGCGATCTGCCAGGTGACCCGCGCGTTCGACGACCCCGACGTGATCCGCGTCGAGGGGTCGACGGACTCGGCGGACGACATCGAGACCATCAGCACCGAGCTGATCCTCGCGGACCTCCAGACCCTCGAGAAGGCGCTCCCGCGCCTCGAGAAGGAGGTCAAGATCAAGAAGGGCGACCCCGTCCTGCTCGCCGCGGCCCAGAAGGCGCAGACCCTGCTCGAGCAGGGCATCACCCTGTTCCAGGGCGCGAAGGCCGCCGGGCTGGACCTGGCCGAGATCGCGAGCCTTCAGCTCATGACGGCCAAGCCGTTCATCTACGTCTTCAACACCGACGACGCGGGCCTCGTGGACGAGGAGCGCAAGGCCGAGCTGCGCGCGCTCGTCGCGCCCGCGCAGGCGATCTTCCTCGACGCCAAGTTCGAGTCCGAGCTCGTCGAGCTCGAGCCCGAGGAGGCGGCCGAGATGCTCGCGGAGACGGGCCAGGAGGAGTCCGGTCTCGACCAGCTCGCGCGCGTCGGGTTCGACACGCTCGGCCTGCAGACCTATCTCACGGCCGGGCCCAAGGAGTCGCGCGCCTGGACCATCCGCAAGGGGTGGACCGCGCCGCAGGCGGCCGGGGTCATCCACACCGACTTCGAGCGTGGCTTCATCAAGGCCGAGGTGATCTCGTTCGACGACCTCGTCGAGACGGGCTCCGTGGCGGCGGCCCGGGCGGCCGGCAAGGCCCGCATCGAGGGCAAGGACTACGTGATGGTCGACGGCGACGTGGTGGAGTTCCGCTTCAACGTCTGA
- a CDS encoding ABC transporter ATP-binding protein: protein MAHDPEPRDQFPPVDDTAPAAPAAPGLQTAAPVLAPATPTPPTDAAGTAPALSVRGLWKKFGEKIAVAGIDLDVPAGSFYGLVGPNGAGKTTALSMATGLLRPDFGSVHVHGLDLWANPLEGKRLLGILPDGVRLFDRLTGAQLITYAGLLRGMDRETVAERTADLLEALGLAADANTFVVDYSAGMTKKIALASALIHAPNLLVLDEPFEAVDPVSAANIREILNGYVASGGTVIVSSHVMDLVQRMCDHVAVIAGGHVLAAGTVDEVRAGQSLEDRFVDLVGGRHTTEGLSWLRTS, encoded by the coding sequence ATGGCCCACGATCCTGAGCCCCGCGACCAGTTCCCACCCGTCGACGACACCGCCCCGGCAGCACCCGCAGCGCCTGGCCTGCAGACCGCCGCGCCCGTGCTCGCCCCTGCGACGCCCACGCCCCCGACCGACGCGGCGGGCACGGCCCCCGCGCTGTCGGTGCGCGGGCTGTGGAAGAAGTTCGGCGAGAAGATCGCCGTGGCGGGCATCGACCTCGACGTCCCCGCCGGCTCGTTCTACGGGCTCGTCGGCCCCAACGGCGCGGGCAAGACGACCGCGCTGTCGATGGCCACGGGTCTGCTGCGCCCGGACTTCGGCTCGGTCCACGTGCACGGCCTGGACCTGTGGGCGAACCCGCTCGAGGGCAAGCGTCTGCTGGGCATCCTCCCGGACGGCGTGCGCCTGTTCGACCGGCTCACGGGCGCGCAGCTCATCACGTACGCGGGCCTGCTGCGCGGCATGGACCGCGAGACGGTCGCCGAGCGCACCGCGGACCTGCTCGAGGCCCTGGGCCTGGCGGCCGACGCGAACACGTTCGTGGTCGACTACTCGGCGGGCATGACCAAGAAGATCGCACTGGCCTCGGCGCTGATCCACGCCCCGAACCTGCTCGTGCTCGACGAGCCGTTCGAGGCCGTCGACCCGGTCTCCGCGGCCAACATCCGCGAGATCCTCAACGGCTACGTCGCGAGCGGCGGCACGGTCATCGTGTCCTCGCACGTCATGGACCTGGTCCAGCGCATGTGCGACCACGTCGCGGTCATCGCGGGCGGGCACGTGCTCGCGGCCGGCACCGTGGACGAGGTCCGCGCGGGCCAGAGCCTGGAGGACCGTTTCGTGGACCTCGTGGGCGGGCGTCACACGACGGAGGGGCTGTCGTGGTTGCGCACCTCGTAA
- the rmuC gene encoding DNA recombination protein RmuC — protein MDNALPWLMLVVGLLVGALLGWLARRTSPDSGRAEIGRLTGLLTQAQQEAARGAGLAERLAAEREGFERQLRTEREAFGRQLAGTERAADERFDIERANHERAIEELRAGSEKRLAEIRGDQARLEAQFEALARKALANSSEQFLTQAEERFKRSQQVGEAELAKREQAVQQLVEPLSKALDQVKAEVSAAEQARREAHGTLAEQVRGMRHDSEALRAETAQLVTALRSSQVRGAWGELQLRRVVEAAGMIPHVDFMEQDQVSTDDGALRPDMVIKLAGGKNIVVDAKVAFLGYLDAQQTTDPRVREERLAAHARHFRKHIDDLAGKRYWDQFSPAPEFVVMFVPAESFLSAAIEQDPSILEYAVAKNVIIAAPMTMIALLRTVAYAWRQDALAANAQQVLTLGKELHGRLAVMGTHLAKLGRSIQGAAESYNKTVASLETRVLVSARRFADLNVVDEDLETPAAANPQLSAVSAPELLASVHESFVAIDEIPGSRAGAAPADDDEQGPLDAGMLGTINAPGRHERDRGADAS, from the coding sequence ATGGACAACGCCCTGCCGTGGCTCATGCTCGTCGTCGGACTCCTCGTGGGAGCCCTCCTGGGCTGGCTCGCGCGCCGCACCTCCCCCGACTCCGGGCGCGCCGAGATCGGCCGGCTCACCGGGCTCCTGACCCAGGCCCAGCAGGAGGCCGCGCGCGGCGCGGGCCTCGCCGAGCGCCTCGCCGCAGAGCGTGAAGGGTTCGAGCGTCAGCTCCGGACCGAGCGCGAGGCGTTCGGTCGCCAGCTCGCGGGCACCGAGCGCGCCGCGGACGAGCGCTTCGACATCGAGCGCGCCAACCACGAGCGGGCGATCGAGGAGCTGCGCGCCGGTTCCGAGAAGCGGCTCGCAGAGATCCGCGGCGACCAGGCCCGGCTCGAGGCCCAGTTCGAGGCCCTCGCGCGCAAGGCGCTCGCGAACAGCTCCGAGCAGTTCCTCACGCAGGCCGAGGAGCGCTTCAAGCGCAGCCAGCAGGTCGGGGAGGCCGAGCTCGCCAAGCGCGAGCAGGCCGTGCAGCAGCTCGTCGAGCCCCTCAGCAAGGCCCTCGACCAGGTCAAGGCCGAGGTCTCCGCCGCAGAGCAGGCGCGCCGCGAGGCCCACGGCACGCTCGCCGAGCAGGTCCGCGGCATGCGCCACGACTCCGAGGCACTGCGCGCCGAGACCGCCCAGCTCGTGACCGCGCTGCGCTCCTCGCAGGTCCGCGGCGCCTGGGGCGAGCTCCAGCTGCGCCGCGTCGTCGAGGCCGCGGGCATGATCCCCCACGTCGACTTCATGGAGCAGGACCAGGTCAGCACCGACGACGGTGCGCTGCGCCCCGACATGGTCATCAAGCTCGCAGGCGGCAAGAACATCGTGGTCGACGCCAAGGTCGCCTTCCTCGGCTACCTCGACGCGCAGCAGACCACCGACCCCCGTGTCCGGGAGGAACGGCTCGCCGCGCACGCACGCCACTTCCGCAAGCACATCGACGACCTCGCGGGCAAGCGGTACTGGGACCAGTTCAGCCCCGCGCCGGAGTTCGTCGTCATGTTCGTCCCCGCCGAGTCGTTCCTGTCGGCCGCGATCGAGCAGGACCCCTCGATCCTGGAGTACGCGGTCGCGAAGAACGTCATCATCGCGGCCCCCATGACCATGATCGCTCTGCTGCGGACCGTCGCCTACGCCTGGCGGCAGGACGCGCTCGCCGCGAACGCCCAGCAGGTCCTCACGCTCGGCAAGGAGCTCCACGGGCGCCTCGCCGTCATGGGCACCCACCTCGCCAAGCTCGGCCGGTCGATCCAGGGAGCCGCCGAGTCGTACAACAAGACCGTCGCGTCCCTCGAGACGCGCGTGCTCGTGAGCGCGCGCCGGTTCGCCGACCTCAACGTCGTCGACGAGGACCTCGAGACCCCCGCCGCGGCCAACCCGCAGCTCAGCGCGGTGAGCGCCCCCGAGCTCCTCGCCTCGGTCCACGAGAGCTTCGTCGCGATCGACGAGATCCCGGGGTCGCGCGCAGGCGCCGCTCCGGCGGATGACGACGAGCAGGGCCCGCTCGACGCCGGGATGCTCGGGACCATCAACGCCCCCGGGCGGCACGAACGCGACCGGGGAGCGGACGCGTCCTGA
- a CDS encoding 4-hydroxy-3-methylbut-2-enyl diphosphate reductase gives MTSPTGKRVLLAAPRGYCAGVDRAVIAVEKALEHYGAPVYVRKEIVHNKYVVESLSDKGAIFVDETDEVPEGARVVFSAHGVSPAVHEAAAQRNLQTIDATCPLVTKVHKEAVRFAADDYDILLIGHEGHEEVEGTAGEAPDHVQIVNSPDDAANVTVRDPEKVVWISQTTLSVDETMETVDRLRERFPTLQNPPSDDICYATQNRQVAVKKLAPACELVIVVGSANSSNSVRLVEVALGAGADASYRIDRAQEMDESWLEGVTTVGVTSGASVPEILVNDVLAYLAERGYGDVQEVRTATEDLMFSLPKELRADLKAAGNAPARPRRENRTALSVEPV, from the coding sequence GTGACTTCCCCGACTGGTAAGCGTGTCCTCCTCGCCGCCCCCCGCGGCTACTGCGCGGGCGTCGACCGTGCGGTGATCGCGGTCGAGAAGGCGCTCGAGCACTACGGTGCCCCCGTGTACGTCCGCAAGGAGATCGTGCACAACAAGTACGTCGTCGAGTCGCTGAGCGACAAGGGCGCGATCTTCGTCGACGAGACCGACGAGGTGCCCGAGGGCGCGCGCGTCGTGTTCTCGGCGCACGGCGTCTCGCCCGCGGTCCACGAGGCGGCCGCCCAGCGCAACCTCCAGACGATCGACGCGACGTGCCCCCTGGTCACCAAGGTGCACAAGGAGGCCGTGCGCTTCGCGGCGGACGACTACGACATCCTGCTGATCGGCCACGAGGGCCACGAGGAGGTCGAGGGCACCGCAGGCGAGGCCCCGGACCACGTCCAGATCGTCAACTCGCCCGACGACGCCGCGAACGTCACGGTCCGCGACCCGGAGAAGGTCGTGTGGATCTCGCAGACGACGCTGTCGGTCGACGAGACCATGGAGACGGTCGACCGCCTGCGCGAACGGTTCCCGACGCTGCAGAACCCGCCGTCGGACGACATCTGCTACGCGACGCAGAACCGTCAGGTCGCGGTGAAGAAGCTCGCGCCCGCGTGCGAGCTCGTGATCGTGGTCGGGTCGGCGAACTCGTCGAACTCGGTGCGTCTCGTCGAGGTCGCCCTGGGCGCCGGCGCGGACGCGTCGTACCGCATCGACCGCGCACAGGAGATGGACGAGTCGTGGCTCGAGGGCGTGACGACCGTCGGTGTGACCTCGGGGGCCTCGGTCCCGGAGATCCTCGTGAACGACGTCCTGGCGTACCTGGCCGAGCGCGGCTACGGCGACGTGCAGGAGGTGCGCACCGCGACCGAGGACCTCATGTTCTCGCTCCCCAAGGAGCTGCGCGCGGACCTCAAGGCCGCGGGCAACGCGCCTGCGCGCCCGCGTCGCGAGAACCGCACGGCGCTCTCGGTCGAGCCCGTCTGA
- the xseA gene encoding exodeoxyribonuclease VII large subunit: MTDRPADPTGPPASPVQPPAQPTALPVRALDTSAEHPWPVRLLSSKITAYIDKMSPVWVEGQVVQLNRRPGASMAFLTLRDTDADMSLPVAAMARVFDAASTPLAEGAHVVVHAKPVFWPKRGSFQLQASEVRTVGIGELLARIEHLKRILAAEGLFDADRKVPLPFLPAVVGLVCGRESKAEHDVVVNARARWPQVRFEIREVAVQGASAVSQVSAAIAELDARPDVDVIVVARGGGAVEDLLPFSNEALVRAAAACRTPLVSAIGHETDTPLLDLVADYRASTPTDAAKRIVPDVGEERARVLQARSRIRAAITHQLQREQSRLDSARSRPVLAAPETMISTREQQVLAARDRARRSLDAILLRAHGEVDRLAAQVRALSPASTLERGYAVVHGPDGGIVRSPEDVSPGDALHVRLASGAIDATVR, from the coding sequence GTGACCGACCGACCCGCCGACCCCACCGGCCCCCCGGCCTCCCCGGTACAGCCGCCCGCACAGCCGACCGCGCTCCCCGTCCGGGCCCTCGACACGAGCGCCGAGCACCCCTGGCCCGTCCGGCTCCTGTCGAGCAAGATCACCGCGTACATCGACAAGATGTCGCCGGTCTGGGTCGAGGGGCAGGTCGTGCAGCTCAACCGTCGTCCCGGCGCCTCGATGGCCTTCCTCACGCTCCGTGACACGGACGCCGACATGTCCCTCCCGGTCGCCGCGATGGCCCGGGTCTTCGACGCAGCGAGCACGCCGCTCGCCGAGGGAGCGCACGTCGTCGTCCACGCCAAGCCCGTGTTCTGGCCCAAGCGCGGTTCGTTCCAGCTCCAGGCGAGCGAGGTCCGCACGGTCGGGATCGGCGAGCTCCTGGCCCGGATCGAGCACCTCAAGCGCATCCTCGCGGCCGAGGGCCTGTTCGACGCGGACCGCAAGGTCCCGCTCCCGTTCCTGCCCGCTGTCGTGGGCCTCGTGTGCGGCCGCGAGTCCAAGGCCGAGCACGACGTCGTCGTCAACGCCCGCGCGCGCTGGCCCCAGGTGCGCTTCGAGATCCGCGAGGTCGCGGTGCAGGGCGCGAGCGCGGTCTCGCAGGTGAGCGCCGCGATCGCCGAGCTCGACGCGCGACCCGACGTCGACGTGATCGTGGTCGCGCGCGGCGGTGGCGCGGTCGAGGACCTCCTGCCGTTCAGCAACGAGGCGCTCGTCCGGGCGGCGGCTGCGTGCCGCACTCCCCTGGTCAGCGCGATCGGCCACGAGACCGACACCCCGCTCCTCGACCTGGTCGCGGACTACCGCGCCTCGACGCCCACGGACGCGGCCAAGCGCATCGTGCCCGACGTGGGCGAGGAGCGTGCGCGCGTGCTGCAGGCCCGGTCACGGATCCGGGCCGCGATCACGCACCAGCTCCAGCGTGAGCAGTCGCGTCTCGACAGCGCGCGCTCTCGTCCGGTCCTCGCGGCCCCCGAGACCATGATCTCCACACGCGAGCAGCAGGTGCTCGCGGCCCGGGACCGGGCCCGCCGCTCGCTCGACGCGATCCTGCTCCGCGCGCACGGCGAGGTCGACCGCCTCGCGGCCCAGGTGCGCGCGCTGTCCCCCGCGTCGACGCTCGAACGGGGCTACGCCGTCGTGCACGGACCCGACGGCGGGATCGTCCGGTCCCCCGAGGACGTGAGCCCCGGCGACGCCCTGCACGTGCGCCTCGCGAGCGGCGCGATCGACGCGACCGTGCGCTGA
- a CDS encoding exodeoxyribonuclease VII small subunit: MSSTTPPPADVAALTYEQARDELVQVVSRLEAGGEPLEASLALWERGEALAARCQQWLDGARERLASARAADGAPTTSVDAQDAGTEDD, encoded by the coding sequence ATGAGCAGCACCACCCCGCCCCCCGCCGACGTCGCAGCGCTCACGTACGAGCAGGCGCGCGACGAGCTGGTCCAGGTCGTGTCCCGCCTCGAGGCCGGCGGCGAACCGCTCGAGGCCTCGCTCGCCCTGTGGGAGCGCGGCGAGGCCCTCGCGGCCCGGTGCCAGCAGTGGCTCGACGGCGCACGTGAACGTCTTGCGTCGGCCCGGGCGGCAGACGGCGCCCCGACCACCTCGGTCGACGCGCAGGACGCCGGCACCGAGGACGACTGA
- a CDS encoding ABC transporter ATP-binding protein translates to MASITLKNIVKKYGDGFPAVKGVSIDIADGEFVILVGPSGCGKSTLLRMIVGLEDITSGDLLIDGERVNEKAPRDRDLAMVFQNYALYPHLTVAENIAFPLRLTKGKFTDAEIREKVEHAADLLDLNEHLDRKPANLSGGQRQRVAMGRAIVRDAKAFLFDEPLSNLDAKLRGQMRTEIARLQRRLATTTVYVTHDQTEAMTLGDRVAVLRKGELQQIASPRALYEQPVNLFVAGFIGSPPMNFLPGEVSGSSMELPFGTFELPERIVSAIGGRELVIVGLRPEHFEDARLVDPTKKDRGRTFDAQIDVTEWLGAELYAYVPFEMHASVAAQLEELDRELDGEGLRTQFVVALNSASRVRDGDTTELWFDPDKMMVFDPETGENLTHDQDEVDRLDKENEEDRRASLERAQAQSEGQARKSA, encoded by the coding sequence ATGGCCTCCATCACCCTCAAGAACATCGTCAAGAAGTACGGCGACGGGTTCCCCGCCGTCAAAGGCGTCAGCATCGACATCGCGGACGGCGAGTTCGTGATCCTCGTCGGCCCCTCGGGCTGCGGGAAGTCGACGCTGCTGCGCATGATCGTCGGCCTCGAGGACATCACCTCGGGCGACCTGCTGATCGACGGCGAGCGTGTCAACGAGAAGGCCCCGCGCGACCGCGACCTCGCGATGGTCTTCCAGAACTACGCGCTCTACCCGCACCTGACGGTCGCCGAGAACATCGCGTTCCCGCTGCGCCTGACCAAGGGCAAGTTCACCGACGCCGAGATCCGCGAGAAGGTCGAGCACGCGGCCGACCTCCTCGACCTGAACGAGCACCTCGACCGCAAGCCCGCCAACCTGTCCGGCGGGCAGCGCCAGCGCGTCGCGATGGGTCGGGCGATCGTGCGCGACGCCAAGGCGTTCCTGTTCGACGAGCCCCTGTCCAACCTCGACGCCAAGCTGCGCGGGCAGATGCGCACCGAGATCGCGCGCCTCCAGCGACGCCTCGCGACCACGACGGTCTACGTGACGCACGACCAGACCGAGGCCATGACGCTCGGCGACCGCGTCGCCGTCCTGCGCAAGGGCGAGCTCCAGCAGATCGCGAGCCCGCGCGCGCTGTACGAGCAGCCCGTCAACCTGTTCGTCGCGGGGTTCATCGGGTCCCCGCCCATGAACTTCCTGCCGGGCGAGGTCTCCGGGAGCAGCATGGAGCTGCCCTTCGGCACGTTCGAGCTGCCCGAGCGGATCGTCTCGGCGATCGGGGGGCGCGAGCTCGTGATCGTGGGGCTGCGCCCCGAGCACTTCGAGGACGCGCGCCTCGTCGACCCGACCAAGAAGGACCGGGGGCGGACGTTCGACGCGCAGATCGACGTGACCGAGTGGCTCGGCGCCGAGCTCTACGCCTACGTGCCGTTCGAGATGCACGCCTCGGTCGCGGCCCAGCTCGAGGAGCTCGACCGTGAGCTCGACGGCGAAGGACTGCGCACCCAGTTCGTCGTCGCGCTCAACTCGGCGTCCCGCGTGCGCGACGGCGACACGACCGAGCTCTGGTTCGACCCGGACAAGATGATGGTCTTCGACCCCGAGACGGGCGAGAACCTCACGCACGACCAGGACGAGGTGGACCGGCTCGACAAGGAGAACGAGGAGGACCGGCGCGCCTCGCTCGAACGGGCTCAGGCGCAGTCCGAGGGTCAGGCGCGCAAGAGCGCGTGA
- a CDS encoding carbohydrate ABC transporter permease — MMGSVLSTRARVWWAVITVVVLVGALFPVLSILMTSFKGPSDLNSGTFLPPQWSTDNYEQILSSGGSAQELFLSALRNSVGISLIATAIAVVLATLAAYAIARLNFPGKRLILTTALGVSIFPVVSIVTPLFNLWRNIGLYDTWLGLIIPYLSLTLPISIWTLAAFFRQIPWELEQAAQVDGATPWQAFRKVIVPLAAPGVFTTALIAFFIAWNDFIYGISLTSTSAARPVPAALAFFTGASYFEEPTGAISAAAVVVTIPVVILVVLFQRQIVSGLTQGAVKG; from the coding sequence ATGATGGGTAGCGTCCTGAGCACCCGGGCCCGCGTGTGGTGGGCCGTCATCACGGTCGTCGTCCTCGTGGGGGCGCTGTTCCCGGTCCTGTCGATCCTCATGACGAGCTTCAAGGGACCGAGCGACCTCAACTCCGGCACGTTCCTGCCGCCGCAGTGGAGCACCGACAACTACGAGCAGATCCTGTCCTCGGGCGGCTCGGCGCAGGAGCTGTTCCTGTCGGCGCTGCGCAACTCGGTCGGCATCTCGCTCATCGCGACCGCGATCGCGGTCGTCCTCGCGACGCTCGCCGCGTACGCGATCGCGCGCCTGAACTTCCCGGGCAAGCGCCTGATCCTCACGACCGCGCTGGGCGTCTCGATCTTCCCCGTGGTCTCGATCGTCACGCCCCTGTTCAACCTGTGGCGCAACATCGGCCTGTACGACACGTGGCTCGGCCTGATCATCCCGTACCTGTCGCTGACGCTCCCGATCTCCATCTGGACCCTCGCGGCGTTCTTCCGCCAGATCCCGTGGGAGCTCGAGCAGGCCGCGCAGGTCGACGGCGCCACGCCGTGGCAGGCGTTCCGCAAGGTCATCGTGCCGCTCGCCGCGCCGGGCGTGTTCACCACGGCGCTCATCGCGTTCTTCATCGCGTGGAACGACTTCATCTACGGCATCTCGCTCACGTCCACGAGCGCGGCCCGGCCCGTGCCGGCGGCCCTGGCGTTCTTCACGGGCGCGTCGTACTTCGAGGAGCCCACCGGTGCCATCTCGGCTGCGGCCGTGGTCGTGACCATCCCCGTGGTGATCCTCGTGGTGCTGTTCCAGCGCCAGATCGTCTCCGGCCTGACGCAGGGGGCGGTCAAGGGATGA
- a CDS encoding carbohydrate ABC transporter permease, translating to MTPDKKAKAARSDRARAEARLGWYLAGPAFVVMLAVTLYPILQAVYDSLFNYKLTAPDDRSFVGLGNYVVILTDPVWWRDFAVTFFIMVVSVVVELVLGFALALVMHRAIKRLRGLLRTAILVPYGIITVVSAFAWFYAFDITSGYVNSWFDWVPGIGPDLNWFAHQGTSLFVIIASEVWKTTPFISLLLLAGLAQVPGELEEAAKVDGATAWQRFSRVIVPNMKAAIMVAVLFRALDAFRIFDNVFIMTNGANNTEVLSLLAYRTSIGQLQIGMGSAISVLLFLCVIGICFVAIKLFKVDLAGARGER from the coding sequence CTGACTCCCGACAAGAAGGCCAAGGCCGCGCGCAGCGACCGGGCCCGGGCCGAGGCGCGGCTCGGCTGGTACCTCGCGGGACCCGCGTTCGTCGTCATGCTGGCCGTGACGCTCTACCCGATCCTCCAGGCCGTCTACGACTCGCTGTTCAACTACAAGCTCACGGCCCCCGACGACCGCTCGTTCGTGGGCCTCGGCAACTACGTCGTGATCCTCACCGACCCCGTCTGGTGGCGCGACTTCGCCGTGACGTTCTTCATCATGGTCGTGTCCGTGGTCGTCGAGCTCGTCCTGGGCTTCGCGCTCGCGCTCGTCATGCACCGCGCGATCAAGCGCCTGCGCGGGCTCCTGCGCACCGCGATCCTCGTGCCCTACGGCATCATCACCGTGGTCTCGGCGTTCGCGTGGTTCTACGCGTTCGACATCACCTCCGGGTACGTCAACAGCTGGTTCGACTGGGTCCCCGGGATCGGGCCGGACCTCAACTGGTTCGCCCACCAGGGCACGAGCCTGTTCGTCATCATCGCGTCCGAGGTGTGGAAGACCACGCCGTTCATCTCGCTCCTGCTGCTCGCGGGCCTCGCTCAGGTCCCGGGCGAGCTCGAGGAGGCCGCGAAGGTCGACGGCGCCACGGCCTGGCAGCGCTTCTCGCGCGTGATCGTGCCCAACATGAAGGCCGCGATCATGGTCGCCGTCCTGTTCCGCGCGCTCGACGCGTTCCGCATCTTCGACAACGTCTTCATCATGACCAACGGCGCGAACAACACGGAGGTGCTGTCCTTGCTGGCCTACCGGACCTCGATCGGGCAGCTCCAGATCGGCATGGGCTCGGCGATCTCCGTGCTGCTGTTCCTGTGCGTGATCGGGATCTGCTTCGTCGCGATCAAGCTGTTCAAGGTGGATCTGGCCGGCGCGAGAGGGGAGCGATGA